Part of the Halalkalibacter krulwichiae genome is shown below.
CTTTTAACATTTTGATTTTCATTCGATTACCTCCAAGTGATAATGTGTACCTTGCTTAAATCCTTTTTTATCTAAAGCCCTGATTACAGTCATTTCAGCAAGTGCTGGCAAGTTGTTCTTACTACTTAGATGTGTTAGATATATCTTTTCTCCTCGCCCTCTTACGAGCTGTTTAAGGGCTTCTGCTGTCTGTTCATTACTTAAATGCCCGATATGACTTAGAATCCTCGCTTTCGTGCTTACTGGATAGTCTGACACTTCAACCATGTTCGGTTCATGATTAGCTTCAATGATGTAGTAATCTGAATCGCCCATGAAGTGCAGCATGTTATCATCCACTTTTCCAGTATCTAAACAGATCGAACATTGCTTTTTAGAAATAGAATCATAGATTGCATATCCATATGGTTCATATGAATCGTGATGCACCGGGAACGCATCAATTTCAAATTGATCAATTACATGAACTGTCTGATCGGATGAAACATAATGAATTAATTCCTCGTCGACACCCTTAATTGAACTCCATTCACCTTCACCGGCATAAATAGGAATCTTATATTTATTAGCTAATGGAACACCTTTAATGTGATCTCCATGAGCATGAGTGATAAAGATTGCAACTACTTGATCAGGACGAATACCAACTTCTAATAGTCGCTTTTCAATTTTTGTTTTTGCTACTCCAACATCAATTAAAATGGTCTTTGTTCCAGAACTAAGGGCTATACAGTTTCCTCGCGACCCTGAAGCTAAAATATCAACCTTCATATGAAAACCCCGCTATACGGAAGCAACTCTGGTCGCTTAATCTTTGCAGCTATTATTGCTTCCTTCTTAGTATTAAATCGTTTAAAGTAAATCTTTTTATAATTCAAAGTTATTGCAACTGCCCATTTCTGTCTGGATTTATCAAAGTAAACATTAAGACAATTAGCTTTGTTGTTTTTTAAGGGACCTTTTCTGTTTTGGTTATTTTGACTGTTATTAACAATTCTTAAGCTTACTGATTGTCGATTATCTAACGGGTTATGGTTAATATGATCAACTTGTAAACTAGGGCCTACACCAGTTATCCACCGATGAAGGCGGAAACTGGTGCGATGACCGTTAATTTTCTTTTGACCACAAACATATACCCCTTTAGTTTTTGGGCACTTCCATCCATACCAAGTACCTGTAAACTCTTGTGCTTTCGTCAAGTCTGTTGTATCAATAAGAGTTTCTAATATTTGCCCTTTAAACTTAATGAATATCGCCGTAACATCTCCACGAACTTCATATTCGTTTTTCATTGACTTACTCCAATTCATCCGCATCAAAAGATTGACGACGTTCTAAATCCATTTCCATGATGGCTATCAAACCAGTAAGCTCTTGTAATGTTGGTGGATTACTAGCATTAGGAAGGTTCTTGGAAATATACTCACCTTTGGCTTCCTTACCTTCAATTCCTAACTGCGCAAACAACGATTGCATTTTTGCTTTCGCTTCATCAATTGGTGATTTAACCACTTCTTGATCCGATTGAGCAGGTGGCTCATTAGGTGTAATATCCTTACGTTCTTTTGGTTGATACTCAGGAATATCACTTGATTTATTTGCTTCCTCTTCCGTATACATAGCTCCAAGAGAGTTAGGGAAAGCTTCACGTAAAGCATTCACAATCGCTACCTTGCGGATCATATTTAAGGGCATATCTTTCCAAGTTGCCTGCCCTTTACTGAACTCATCAATACTTACTTGCACTTCAATCGGTTGCTTACGGTCCGAACGAAATACTTTGCACCATCCACCAATTAATTCAGCTTTCTTAGGTTTAACGGCTCCAATAACTTGTTTGATTTCATCATTAAATTCATAGATAATCCCTGCTTCAAAACCCTCAAATTTTTCATTTGATTCTGCTCTCTTCATAAAAGCTTCTTTTGAAACAATAATCTGTGCAGGTTGCGAACCAAATTTAATTAGGTAAGCTTCATTGATTAATGGATTTAACTTTTGGTACTGACATAGATTCATAAACATGACAATCTCTTGATCTGTTACACTGCCATTACCTCTAACTAGATAGTTTTTTACTGTTTCCGGTTGAAGATCAATAACCTCTCCACTAACCTCATATGAAATTGCTTTGACTAATGCGTTTGTCATTATAATTTCCCCCTATGAATAAATAAGTTTTGTTGTTCCAGTTTCTCTATGAACTAAAAGTAAATGATCCTGATCCGCTTTACTTACTAACCATTTATCAGGACTTAACCCTGAATGTTTGATTGCTTCTTTCTGCTTGCGAGTTGGACGTTTACCGTTTTTCATTCGCTCACCTCAATCTTCAATTCTTGACCAGCAACCACTTTACAAATGATCAATTGTCCTGTTGGTTCTTTAAATGACGTTATACTTTCTGCATTATCGACAAATACTGGAGCAACGATCTCACTTTGTTTACTAAGAACTTCTCTTAACTCAAGTCCTGCTCTGATACTTTCAGAGAGTGATAGTTTGCTATAAGGACGACCATCATATTCGATTTCAAACGTAGGTTTGATTTCTCCATTCTTCTGTTTATCGAATAATCGAACAGAGAGAGTATTAAATAACTCTTGAACCTTTTCACCTTGTAATTCTGCTTCCTTCGCCTTAAAAGCTTTGATTGAGTCCAGGATAAAGATCGAATCATTCAAGCTCTCTAACTTGGCTTGCTCATCTTTCTTCGCTTCCTCTACCTGTGTAAGTAATTGCTCATGTTGCTTATGTGTTCTAATTTTGTCAGCTACCTTGTCACGTTTAGCTTCTAACTCTCGAACCTTTTGTTGTTCTTCTGTTACATCAATTACTTCGATGCTATCCAGTTGAGTTTGTAGCTCTTTTTTCCGTTCAATAAGCTTGCTATGATTAGCTTTATATTCCTGAATCCGGTTGTTTTTATCTTCTTCTACCGCCTTCACAGCCTCTTCATCTAATGGTCTTTTGCATGTGCGGCAAGTATCTTCAATTTGTTCATTCTTCAAAGAAGGGAACCTTTCTTTCGACATATCGATTTGATGCTGTACCATGCCTAACTCAGATTTCACTTTGTTGTATTCGCTATTTTTAGCAAATGCTTGAGCTGGCACTTTATCGGCTTCAAGTATTGCAAGTCTCAACTCTTCCGCATTCGCTTCAAGTTCCTCATTACTTAGAGTTACTTCGCCAATGTTTTCGAGAAGAATATTAATTTGTTCATTTAATGTCTTTGTCCGACTTTGTGCCGCTATATGAGCCTTCTCCATCTTTGTTTTGTTCTCACGATGAATCTTAGCTAGATCATCCAATGAATGCTTTTTAACTAATGTTGCAAGCACTTCTGATTGAGTCTCAGGTAATTCTTTAAATACTTGCTTGTTAGTTGGTGCTGAAACATATTGGAGAAGCATTGAACGTTGTTTCTCCCAATGAAGCGTGAAGAAGTAATTAGGGTTATAAAGAGAGAAAAACAGTTCTTTATCAAATAGTTGCTCTACAATTTCATTGAATTCTTTCGCTTTACTTGGTACCTCATTGACGTAGTAAGAAGCTTTCCCTTTTTTAGATCCGCGACCTAAAAGCAATTTCTTTCCGTCAACTTCTAAAAGAACTTGTACTAAAGTTTCGGTTGTTGCATATCCTATTGGTGTAGGATCAAGTTTTGCTCCAAATAGATTTAAGCCGTATAATGTCCAAGAAAGGGTTTCTAATAAAGAAGACTTTCCTTGAGCGTTGTCACCAGTGATCTTCGTTTCCTCGCCAAAGTTAACAGTAAGATCCTGGTGGCTTTTAAAGCCCTTCGCTTCAACCTTTATAACTTTTACTAACATCCTTATTCCTCGCTTTCGATTTGGTATCTAACTACTACTGGACAATTACGGATCTCCATTAAGAGGTTGTCCTCTTTGTCGAAAAAGAAAAATGTACTATCCTCTTCAACAATGTATGCTATTACAGGACCTCCATAATAAATCCCTTCACCTACATCATAGTTAGGACGTTGATCTATATTGGAACCTATAACTCCAACCGATTTAATTACTTTCTCCATTCGTTTCACTCCTTTTTATATTTCTGCTCTTAAATTTTCTAGTCGCTTAATTTCAGCTTTAGTAACATCAACAAATGCATTGATCATTTCGGCTTCTACTCTTGCTTCATAAACATCTTTCAATCCCTCAAAACCCCAAGGTGTTACATCGATATTTGAAGATTCAATTGCCAATCTGACACATTTTAAACTCTTACCATCAATTACTTGTTCAAGACGTTTTTCTAACTTTAAAATTTCGTTAGTAACAGCTCGATATTTTTCCACTCGATCAGCCATATAAGCAAATGTTCTGCGATCCACTTTTCTCACCTCCTTTCATTAATTGCGTCTTCTAACCTCAGCCGATCTGCAATAGCAGCAATAAACTCACTTACTGTTGGTCTTGAAGTTGTAAACCTATAAATTGCAGAACTTCGATTTTCCTGTGATTCATATGAACATTCGATAGCATGTCGCATTGCTCTTTCCACCCTCGAAGGTGTTGTCTCAAACTTTTTAGATATCGATGGATAAAGGTGCTTCGTCATCATTCCCAAATGGTTCATATCAAAGTAGACCATCATAATCGCTTCTCTAAGGTAGTGATAACCCTTTAAACTTGCGGGAATCCTTAAATCTTGAAGTATATTTGTAATTCTCACTTCTATAAAATCTTGCTCTAGACTTGATTTTTTCTCTGCTTTTGGATTAGCGTTAGGTTTTTTTAAGGCTTCTAATTCTCCTCTTAGCTCCAACACCTCATTTTTTAATGTTTGTATACTTCCTAATTCCTGCATAACAAACCGAACGAGTTCATTTTCATTTTTAAACGGCAAATCATTTAATGTGTTCATTTGCAGTTCTCCCTTCAATAAATAATTAATTCTCGAATAAGTACGATTCCAATAAATAGTGCTGTTGCTAACGCTCCTATCACAACTTTCTTTTCGTCTGAAAGATTCATAGTTTTTTACCATTCTTTTTTCTGGTTCTAGTGCACTGTTCACAAATTATTGAAGTAGAACTAAGATCCCCATCCTTCAGGACACTAATTAGAAGATCGTTATCAGCTTGAATCTCAACTTCACAATCAGGACATTTCGTGAAAATTTGATCTTCATAGATGTCTACGTTAATTTGAATATCATCAGTAAGTTGCGCTTTTATATAGAACATAATTTAAGCCCCCTCATTTAATTGACTGATAGCCACGTCATATTCAATGGCCATTTCTTTTACAATAGCTAAGTAAATTTCCGTTAACCTTGCGTCACCAGCAATAACATCAAGATTGTTAGTTTTCTCAATCTTTGATTTAGAAGCTCCTTCTAATGCCATGTTGCTTCTTTTATTCTTTAAACGAATTGATAGATCACATCTAGCTCTATCCTCAAGACGCTCATAACTTTGATTTCTAATATTGCGATACGCTTCAAACCCACCTAATTTTTGAGCGATCTTATTCAAAAGGTTGGTAACTTTCTTACGCCATTCAGTTGGATTAAGACTTAAAATTTCAGTGATGCTATCTTGCTTTTTAGAAGTCTTGTCTAATTGTTCTTCAACAGCTACAAGACGACGCTCCTGATCTACATTGAATTGAGCAAGCATTGCAATGACTTCGGCTTGAGATTTTGGTTGGAGCTTAGCTTGTAGTTCTTCCTTCATCCGCTTAAATTCAGTTAGGAATTTCACCTTCATCTTCATTGCTTCTGGCGTTACATAACTCATTGCGATAATGGCAAATGCATCTTCTGACATATTGAATTTCTTGTACCATTGCTTATTTTGAGGGTGTTGATATTGGGTCTGCGCAAAGTTGCTCAACCCCCATTTACCTTCATTTGCTTCATTCAATTTCTCAAGTTGAACCTCAATGTCACGAAGTACATCAGCATGCCTTTTATCAAAAACTTCAGCAATC
Proteins encoded:
- a CDS encoding MBL fold metallo-hydrolase, translated to MKVDILASGSRGNCIALSSGTKTILIDVGVAKTKIEKRLLEVGIRPDQVVAIFITHAHGDHIKGVPLANKYKIPIYAGEGEWSSIKGVDEELIHYVSSDQTVHVIDQFEIDAFPVHHDSYEPYGYAIYDSISKKQCSICLDTGKVDDNMLHFMGDSDYYIIEANHEPNMVEVSDYPVSTKARILSHIGHLSNEQTAEALKQLVRGRGEKIYLTHLSSKNNLPALAEMTVIRALDKKGFKQGTHYHLEVIE
- a CDS encoding HNH endonuclease is translated as MKNEYEVRGDVTAIFIKFKGQILETLIDTTDLTKAQEFTGTWYGWKCPKTKGVYVCGQKKINGHRTSFRLHRWITGVGPSLQVDHINHNPLDNRQSVSLRIVNNSQNNQNRKGPLKNNKANCLNVYFDKSRQKWAVAITLNYKKIYFKRFNTKKEAIIAAKIKRPELLPYSGVFI
- the bet gene encoding phage recombination protein Bet, which codes for MTNALVKAISYEVSGEVIDLQPETVKNYLVRGNGSVTDQEIVMFMNLCQYQKLNPLINEAYLIKFGSQPAQIIVSKEAFMKRAESNEKFEGFEAGIIYEFNDEIKQVIGAVKPKKAELIGGWCKVFRSDRKQPIEVQVSIDEFSKGQATWKDMPLNMIRKVAIVNALREAFPNSLGAMYTEEEANKSSDIPEYQPKERKDITPNEPPAQSDQEVVKSPIDEAKAKMQSLFAQLGIEGKEAKGEYISKNLPNASNPPTLQELTGLIAIMEMDLERRQSFDADELE
- a CDS encoding DUF6906 family protein gives rise to the protein MKNGKRPTRKQKEAIKHSGLSPDKWLVSKADQDHLLLVHRETGTTKLIYS
- a CDS encoding AAA family ATPase, coding for MLVKVIKVEAKGFKSHQDLTVNFGEETKITGDNAQGKSSLLETLSWTLYGLNLFGAKLDPTPIGYATTETLVQVLLEVDGKKLLLGRGSKKGKASYYVNEVPSKAKEFNEIVEQLFDKELFFSLYNPNYFFTLHWEKQRSMLLQYVSAPTNKQVFKELPETQSEVLATLVKKHSLDDLAKIHRENKTKMEKAHIAAQSRTKTLNEQINILLENIGEVTLSNEELEANAEELRLAILEADKVPAQAFAKNSEYNKVKSELGMVQHQIDMSKERFPSLKNEQIEDTCRTCKRPLDEEAVKAVEEDKNNRIQEYKANHSKLIERKKELQTQLDSIEVIDVTEEQQKVRELEAKRDKVADKIRTHKQHEQLLTQVEEAKKDEQAKLESLNDSIFILDSIKAFKAKEAELQGEKVQELFNTLSVRLFDKQKNGEIKPTFEIEYDGRPYSKLSLSESIRAGLELREVLSKQSEIVAPVFVDNAESITSFKEPTGQLIICKVVAGQELKIEVSE
- a CDS encoding Rha family transcriptional regulator, yielding MSNLVFIENDRVVTDSLTIAEVFDKRHADVLRDIEVQLEKLNEANEGKWGLSNFAQTQYQHPQNKQWYKKFNMSEDAFAIIAMSYVTPEAMKMKVKFLTEFKRMKEELQAKLQPKSQAEVIAMLAQFNVDQERRLVAVEEQLDKTSKKQDSITEILSLNPTEWRKKVTNLLNKIAQKLGGFEAYRNIRNQSYERLEDRARCDLSIRLKNKRSNMALEGASKSKIEKTNNLDVIAGDARLTEIYLAIVKEMAIEYDVAISQLNEGA